A genomic window from Salvia splendens isolate huo1 chromosome 11, SspV2, whole genome shotgun sequence includes:
- the LOC121756289 gene encoding uncharacterized protein LOC121756289 isoform X2 has translation MICNFLRNSQRDDDVKQDDGDGSNVGELRSPTSEDHEKPTGEAEAGGASSMEGSIVDNGEAEKEIRIEDESGVKHGIVAQNESNRKPYDGGSSSSASCGSSSDDESCGIKKGQAESSIAYGESSLAMDDSLSGKVVEPVYDSQAAISVAPGVFESTLEGNEGKNHGTVEESTCTSMEEAGVGSAESTPKTSDPKECKCVTQENDNRSTSPRVDLNDGEKRVKESLVTQPFQKTSWKSCCGLFEVFSGSGN, from the exons atgatttgtaatttcctacGGAACTCACAAA GGGATGACGATGTGAAGCAAGACGATGGAGATGGGAGCAACGTTGGCGAGCTAAGGTCCCCTACATCCGAGGACCACGAGAAGCCTACTGGCGAAGCAGAGGCCGGAGGTGCTTCTTCCATGGAAGGATCAATAGTTGACAATGGGGAGGCAGAGAAGGAGATCAGGATTGAGGATGAATCGGGTGTAAAGCATGGCATCGTTGCCCAAAATGAGTCAAACAGGAAGCCGTATGATGGAGGCTCATCCTCATCCGCGAGCTGTGGCAGCAGCTCAGATGATGAGAGCTGTGGAATCAAGAAAGGGCAAGCTGAGTCTAGCATTGCTTACGGGGAATCATCATTGGCAATGGATGATTCTTTGTCTGGAAAGGTAGTTGAGCCTGTTTATGATTCTCAAGCTGCCATCTCAGTGGCTCCTGGTGTTTTTGAGTCTACACTCGAGGGAAATGAGGGGAAAAACCATGGCACTGTCGAAGAAAGCACTTGCACATCCATGGAAGAAGCAGGTGTTGGATCTGCTGAGAGCACTCCAAAAACATCTGATCCAAAGGAATGCAAATGCGTTACACAAGAAAATGATAATAGATCAACATCTCCTAGAGTTGATTTAAACGATGGAGAAAAACGCGTTAAAGAATCTCTAGTTACTCAG CCGTTTCAGAAGACATCGTGGAAGAGTTGCTGTGGATTGTTTGAAGTGTTTTCGGGGTCTGGTAACTAG
- the LOC121756289 gene encoding uncharacterized protein LOC121756289 isoform X1: MPSGAKKRKSSKKKKEYQIHSNNHSDSAPTHTHGDDDVKQDDGDGSNVGELRSPTSEDHEKPTGEAEAGGASSMEGSIVDNGEAEKEIRIEDESGVKHGIVAQNESNRKPYDGGSSSSASCGSSSDDESCGIKKGQAESSIAYGESSLAMDDSLSGKVVEPVYDSQAAISVAPGVFESTLEGNEGKNHGTVEESTCTSMEEAGVGSAESTPKTSDPKECKCVTQENDNRSTSPRVDLNDGEKRVKESLVTQPFQKTSWKSCCGLFEVFSGSGN, from the exons ATGCCATCAGGTGCGAAGAAGCGAAAATcttccaagaagaagaaggaatatcAAATTCATTCCAACAATCACTCTGATTCTGCTCCTACTCACACTCATG GGGATGACGATGTGAAGCAAGACGATGGAGATGGGAGCAACGTTGGCGAGCTAAGGTCCCCTACATCCGAGGACCACGAGAAGCCTACTGGCGAAGCAGAGGCCGGAGGTGCTTCTTCCATGGAAGGATCAATAGTTGACAATGGGGAGGCAGAGAAGGAGATCAGGATTGAGGATGAATCGGGTGTAAAGCATGGCATCGTTGCCCAAAATGAGTCAAACAGGAAGCCGTATGATGGAGGCTCATCCTCATCCGCGAGCTGTGGCAGCAGCTCAGATGATGAGAGCTGTGGAATCAAGAAAGGGCAAGCTGAGTCTAGCATTGCTTACGGGGAATCATCATTGGCAATGGATGATTCTTTGTCTGGAAAGGTAGTTGAGCCTGTTTATGATTCTCAAGCTGCCATCTCAGTGGCTCCTGGTGTTTTTGAGTCTACACTCGAGGGAAATGAGGGGAAAAACCATGGCACTGTCGAAGAAAGCACTTGCACATCCATGGAAGAAGCAGGTGTTGGATCTGCTGAGAGCACTCCAAAAACATCTGATCCAAAGGAATGCAAATGCGTTACACAAGAAAATGATAATAGATCAACATCTCCTAGAGTTGATTTAAACGATGGAGAAAAACGCGTTAAAGAATCTCTAGTTACTCAG CCGTTTCAGAAGACATCGTGGAAGAGTTGCTGTGGATTGTTTGAAGTGTTTTCGGGGTCTGGTAACTAG